The DNA window CCCTCCAGTAGTAGAGCCGGTAGAGCCGATCGATCAAGTGCAGGAGCTGATGCGGCTGGCAGACGAGTACAACCGCATCACGGGCTCATTCATGGATGAACACGGGGAATTTCTCCGCCGCCGTTCCGCCCTCGAAACCGCCATCCGCGCCGCTCTCGCCCCTCCTGCTGCTACAGCAATGTGTGTGCAGAAAGTCATCGCCTGGGTGCTGGTGCTCCAGGACGGCACCGTGTCTGGCGAAATCATCTTCGACCACATGATCGAGGAGGTGCGCAAGAAGTCAGGCGCGTGGAAGCCGCTGGTGATCGCATCCCCCGCAGCATCAACCGCAGCCCAAGACCTGGGCGTCTCGGCTCCTTCGTCGCCGCCGGGCTCTCTGTCGCAAGCTCCGACGATCCCTGACGCGCACTTCCACGGCCCGATCGCTTCCTCAGAGTACCCGTGCATTGCGCGAGGCGGCGTGTGCATGCGCCCGCATGACTGCGACGAATTCGGAATGTGCGGCATTGCCGCTGTACGCGCGAAGGAGAAAGGCAATGTCTGAGCCGCTCACCGATGCCTGGATTGATTCGGTCCTGCGCCAGTTCCAAGAGAGCTACGGCTTGAGCCTCTTGGGGCACCCTGACCGGCTTCGTGCATTCGCACGGGACTGGTCAAGCGCACAGGACGCTGCACGCCGCGCGAAGGATGGAAGCCCGAAGGGCCGAGACGCTTGCGGCTCGGGTCCGCAGGACCGACAGCCTGGTCCGCAGGACGCGCCCAAAACAGAGGGCGGGGCACAGGAGGGGGTGCCGGCTGAGGTGCTGACGACGTGCAACTGCCGCTGGCGAGGCGAGAAGCTGGTTCAGCAATGCACGCTGCACGAGGCCTGGAAGGACGCGATCCACGACTGGGCCGGCCGGGCGAAAGCGGCCGAACAACGGCTCCAGGCGCTCGCCACCCACCCCGCACCAGCACAGGAGGCGCCCAAGGCACCGCTCGGCCACGACATGCGCGAACGGATCGCCGAAGCCCATGATGCCTCGCTGGATGACGACCACACCGGATGCCGAGCGATCCTGAAGGAGTGCCTTCGCTTGCTGGACGCCACCCCGCCAGCACAGGAGGCGCCCGAGCCAACCGAAGCTGAGATTGACCTTTGCCGCGAACTGGCTGGCCTGCCCGCAAAGATCGCCCTGCCGTCCGGCGCTGAGTACGACATCAGGCCTGGCATCTATCGCCTCGTGGGGCACCTGATGGTCCGCGCCAAATACGCGCCAGCACCCCAGGAGGCACCACAGGCCGAGACGCCGGCAGCGTGGCAGAGCCGGGTGAACCTGGGCGGCCGATGGACCGAATGGAAGGAGTGCGCACCGCTGGCCGACGATGAACCGCGCGAGCTTGTCAGCGACGGTCGCGTGGCCTATCAATTCCGCCCGCTGTACGCCACCCCACAGGCTCCACAGGAGAGCGCAGGCCGGCACCTCCTTCCGGTCCAGCTTCCAGACGGCCGCATCGTCAAGATGCGCAAGTGCGATCTGATCGGCACTGACCAGATGGCGTTCTGTGACTTCGATGCCCTGCCGCCGCAAGTGCCACAGGAGAGCAAAGGGGTAGTGCCGCTGACCGATCAGGACATCGCGGGCTGGGCGTGCGGAAAGGACGAGTCTCGGTTCACGCTGCGCAATGTGCTTGTGAGTCTGCTGGACGGCGACTTGACGACCGAGGAAGCCCAGCATGAAGTCAGCAACCTGATCCGCGCTGCCCTCGCCGCTACTCGCGCAGAGCCGGCCGAGCCGCTGTTCTACATCTCGGAGCGGCAGATTCCGGCACACCTTGAGGGCAAGGCCTACTACATGCCGTACCGCGTGAAGCCGGAGGGCCTGTTCCAGTTCCCCCTCTACGCAGCCCCACAGGTAGCTCGCGCAGAGCCGGCAGCCCTGCCGTCCGCCGAGCCGACGTCCGAAATGCTCGACGCCTTCCAGCGCGGCTTTCAGGAGCAGCTACGCATCCGCGACAAAGCCCGGTTCAAGCCGAACCCCACGCCGCGCGAGCAGATGAGCGCCGAGAAGGCCGGACTGCTGGCGATGCTGAAGGTAGCTCGCGCAGAGCCCGCAGGCGGGCGGGTGGAGGAGCGGGAGGCGCTGCAAAAGATCATCGCGGCATACGACGCCTATCGCGGCCGCGGCGTAGCGCCAGCGCCCGTGGAATACACGGCTGTGCGCGCTGCGATCGAAGCCGCCCGCGCAGCCCTCACCCAGCCCCCGAAGGAGAACAGCCGTGAGTAACGACACATCCGCAGCAGGCGGTATGGGTGCGTGGTTGCCGATCGAGACGGCGCCGCGCGACGGAACCAACATCATCCTTGGCCGCGCGCCGTGCGAGGACGAAGAGTCCGGCTATGTCGCGGAAGGCTGCTGGCACGAGGAGGACCACGACGGCCCCGACAACATGGGACACGACGCCGGCTTCATGGACAACGAGTTCCGCTACTTCCGTTGCGCGCGCTCGTTTGGTGCGCCGTCTTATCGCAGCGCCGGGGTTCAGCCAACGCACTGGATGCCCCTCCCGCCCGCCCCTGGCGCCACACCGGCTGTGCCAACACCGGATGTGTGCGTCCCGGCAGGAGACACACAGAGCGCTGAGTCGGCTAGCGAGCGCGAGGCTTTCGAGGCGTTCTGCGCTCGGGAGTACGGCCAGCGCTGGCGGCTGGTGATGCGCGGAATGGATGCGATGGTGGCCGCCCGGGACGCCTGGCAAGCCGCTCGCGCCACCCCTTCCGCACCTGCACCTGAGCCGGCGCTTCGTTACTGCATGGCCTGCGGCGAAGGCGTCACGTCGTTCTGCCGCGCTCCGGTGCCGTTCGATTGCAGGATGTTCAAGGCGCGCCCTCGCCCCACTCCAGGCGAGAAGGAGGGGTGATGGCCGACACGGACAACTACTTCAGGATCAAGCGTGACCTGCTGGCGCGCGGCTACATCGGGTGCCACGTCGTGACCACGAAGGCCGGCGAGCTTGTGGCGGTGTGTGACAGCTACGAAGAGGCAAACGAGGCCAGCTACGCCGGCTGCAAGACGCTTGAGGAGGCGGACGACCGCTGGCTTTTCTGCCCCGTCGATGACAATCCGATGGAGGTTGAGTACCTGCGGGCGCTCGACGCAGCAGACGCCGAATACGCAAGCTGGATCGCAGCACTTCGGGAGGGCTGGTGATGCCCGCCATGCGCCAGGCCCGCCGCCTCAAGGCCCACGCGTCCGCCCTCGCCGCGTTCTTCGCGCAGGCCGTCCGCGACTACTTCGCGCCGGCCCGCTGGCTGTGGTCGTTCGAACCTGTGCGCATCGTGGTCCGCGTGGGCCTCATCGCGCTGGCATCGCTGTTCGCTTGCGTGGGTATCGAGGCGGTCCTCGACGGCAAGTACCGCGCTGCGCTGGTGGCCTTGGCGATCGGCCAGGTGCCATGCCTTCTGGGCTACTTGCTGCGCGACAGATCGCACTGCGGCGGGATTGGGCGGGAGGAGTGCTGATGCTCTGGCACACCAGCTTCCGCGCCGAGCCGGCCGCGCGTGAGATTGCCGACCGTCACTACAACCGGCAGGCCGTGGGCGCGGCCCAGTTCGTGCCGCCGGGCGCTTGCATCGTCCTGCGCACTTCCTGCCGGCGCGCCGTCTGGGTGACCCTGGACCAGCGCGCCGAGTTCGTCGACCACGACTGGCCGAATGCATGGCTGAACTGCCTGTTTCGAAACGAGGGGGCGGCCCTGTCGTCGTTGCTGATCCGCCAGGCGGTGGCCGCCACGCTGGCGCGCTGGCCAGTGCCACCGATCAACGGCTTGGTGACGTTCGTCGACCCGGCGAAGGTGCGCCGCAAGCGCGACCCCGGCAGGTGCTACCTGCGGGCAGGCTTCCGCCGCGTCGGGCTCACGAAGGGCGGCCTCGTGGTGCTGCAGCTGCAGCCGCAGGACATGCCGGCGCCGGAGCATGCACGAGGCGCGCAGCGAGCGCTGGAGGAGGTCTGATGCCCATCCGCCCCGAGAACGCCGCCCGCTACCCGAAGGACTGGCCGGCCATCGCCGCGGCGATCCGCGAGCGCGCCGGCTGGCGCTGCGAGTGGGTTGAGCGCGGCCAGCGCTGCACCGCCTGCCAGTACGCGGTCGGGCACTGGGCCAAGGTCGCCAGCGCATTCCGCCGTGGCCTGACGGCGATCGAGGCCGCGCCGCGCTGGGTGTGGGTGCCAGCGCACGGCAACGCCATGCACGATCTCGCCGGCCAGGGTCTGCGGTGGCCGAGCGCTGACCGCTGGACCTTCGCCGAGGCGCGCCAGTTCGCCGCGGAGAGCTACGAGGCGAACCCGGACGAGCCGAAGCCGCTGGTGATCGTGCTGACCGTGATGCACCTGGACCACACGCCAGAGCACGTCGACCCGTCCAACCTACTCGCGGCGTGTCAGCGGCATCACCTGGCCTACGACCACGACCACCACCGAGCGAACGCGCAGGCCACGCGCCGGGCGCGCGCCGGGACGCTGGAGCTGTTCTGATGTGCCGCGCCTGCTACCTGCCACGCGTCTGGCGCCTGCCCCTGGCCAGCGGCGGCCGCGTCTTCATGGAGTTCCACAGCCACCTCGGGCCGTCGTTCTTCCGCGACCGGGCGTGCCGGCGCGAGATCGAGACCTGGTACGAGGTGCCGGAGATCTGGGCCGCGCTGGACTGGTTCACGGGGCGGGGGAAGGTGGCGTGATGGCCGTGCCGCGCCCCTCCGCCCCGCCCTGGGCCGACGTGAAGCTGCGCGTCAGCCACGGCGACATTCCAGAGCCCGGCACCGAGCTGGTCACGCCGACCGGCCGCCGCTACCAGGTCATCGGCGTCCGCGGAAAGACGCTGCGCTGCCTGGTGCTGCCCCCGGATGCCGCGCCGGGCGAACCGGTGTGGCAGTGGACCTGGGACGCGCGGAACAAGCGCCGCGAACCGTGACGGAATCCATGGCCGACCTCCTGCTGTCGCCCGACGAGATCGCCGCGGTGTGTGGCGGCTACGTCCAGCCGGCGAAGCAGTTGCAGGAACTCCACCGGCAGGGCTTCTTCCGTGCCCGTCGGTCCACCGTCACCGGGGCCGTGATCCTCGAGCGGGCACACTACGAAGCCGTCTGCGCCGGCGCCACCAAGCCAGCCAACGACCTGAAAGCTGCCCGACCGAGGGTGAGAGCATGAAGCGTGATCTGCCGCGGCGCGTGTACCTGAAGCACGGCGCCTACTGGTTCGTCGACCTGGCCAGGAAATGGCACCGCCTCTGCGCCGAGAAGGACGGGCTGCCGGCCATGTATCGGGCCCTGGCGGCGCTTTCCGAGCGCGAGGCGACGTCTGACCGCATGCCGGCCGTCATCGGACGCTGGATGGACGAGAAGCGGCCCACCTGGTCAGCCGAGACGGTGCGGAACAAGGAACGCATGGAGATCGTCCTGGCGCGCAAGCTGGCCGAGTTCACGCCGGCGAGCATCACGACGGCCGACTGCGACGAGGTGCTGGGCAGCTTCCGGGCGACGCCGCGCACGCACAACCAGTACCGCGACATGCTGCGCCAGGTGCTGGCCTACGCCGCGCGCAAGGGCCTGCGCGAGGGCTGGAACCCCATCGATGACATTCCGGGCATGAGCACCCCGGGCCGCAAGCGGGTCGTCACCGACGCCGAGCTGGCGGCGCTGAAGCGAGCGGCGCTGGTGCGCGGCGAAGGCGACGACGCCAAGGCCGTGCGCAACGGCAAGGGCCTGGTCAACATGATCGACCTGGCGCTGCTCACCGGCCAGCGCATCAGCGACGTCATCAAGATGCGCTGGCAGGACGTGACGGCCGAGGGCCTGTACGTCGAGCAGGGGAAGCGCCGCAAGGGCCAGCCCGGCAAGCGCCTGCTGATCGAGGTGACTCCGGCGCTGCGGGCAGCCCTCAACCGGTGCGCGCCGCGGGACGCACGCATCGGCTTCATCCTGAAGAACGAGCGCGGCACGGGCTACACCTACGCCGGCATCCGCTCGGCCTGGGTGCGAGCCTGTGCGGCGGCCGGCATCGAAGACCTCAACATCCACGACCTTCGCGGCCGCGCCGGCGTGGACAAGACCGTGGCCCAGGGCATCGAATCCGCGAAGGATCTGCTCGGGCAC is part of the Candidatus Limnocylindrales bacterium genome and encodes:
- a CDS encoding tyrosine-type recombinase/integrase, with the translated sequence MKRDLPRRVYLKHGAYWFVDLARKWHRLCAEKDGLPAMYRALAALSEREATSDRMPAVIGRWMDEKRPTWSAETVRNKERMEIVLARKLAEFTPASITTADCDEVLGSFRATPRTHNQYRDMLRQVLAYAARKGLREGWNPIDDIPGMSTPGRKRVVTDAELAALKRAALVRGEGDDAKAVRNGKGLVNMIDLALLTGQRISDVIKMRWQDVTAEGLYVEQGKRRKGQPGKRLLIEVTPALRAALNRCAPRDARIGFILKNERGTGYTYAGIRSAWVRACAAAGIEDLNIHDLRGRAGVDKTVAQGIESAKDLLGHDQLSTTEHYVEGKRVKRVKPTR